A window from Solanum stenotomum isolate F172 chromosome 5, ASM1918654v1, whole genome shotgun sequence encodes these proteins:
- the LOC125865651 gene encoding uncharacterized protein LOC125865651, whose product MDKHGVEASSPLATIEDIQKRLTRPQQSSSSVIAIAPHLSNVDISPLQKRRKLTRSPHQQSSSSVIASHMYELQQDNSTNVDSSPLQKRRKSIAVKVRLEDYFDLSLLSATRAKMNSSLKKQSRKMKLKSEFEEFVWPAEGDHHDSELYSENSRRTDEAIVDLKNDNDDSFGDGEDNHVCSVDPFQRFESTALMRFKR is encoded by the exons ATGGATAAACATGGAGTCGAAGCTTCGAGTCCTCTCGCCACAATTGAAGACATTCAAAAACGCCTTACTCGTCCTCAACAATCATCGTCCTCTGTCATCGCAATCGCACCTCATCT ATCGAATGTAGATATATCTCCATTACAGAAACGGAGAAAACTTACTCGTTCTCCTCATCAGCAATCTTCGTCCTCTGTTATCGCATCTCATAT GTATGAATTACAGCAGGATAACTCAACTAATGTGGATTCATCTCCATTACAGAAAAGGAGAAAATCGATAGCTGTTAAAGTGAGGTTAGAAGATTACTTCGATCTATCTCTCCTCTCTGCAACTCGCGCAAAAATGAACAGCTCTCTGAAGAAACAAAgtagaaagatgaaattgaaaagCGAATTCGAGGAATTTGTGTGGCCTGCAGAAGGAGATCATCATGATTCGGAGTTATACTCAGAAAATAGTAGAAGAACAGATGAAGCAATTGTTGATCTCAAAAACGACAACGACGATTCGTTCGGCGACGGTGAAGATAATCATGTGTGTTCCGTGGATCCGTTTCAACGGTTTGAATCAACGGCACTGATGCGATTCAAGAGATGA
- the LOC125864109 gene encoding uncharacterized protein LOC125864109, protein MATTTMAKRAQAMWRMRLHSAIRTALACIIIGCTTLLSPPSIARHLAFPSFSYVTAIIIVPDATLGKVLRGCWSACCATLQVMPLSMLGLWIHGFATDDINISPLIAALMVAGSAFVVALPGNTDLMSKRIAFGQLVVVYVDAVIHGIRVNIVMHPLRVASSTALGAVASVLALLLFFPWLAYFEVRKLYGMYAENASERLNLYIKALHSPNEQIAMEILSQAKPISLTGSKLLQSIKLLEGSLRWEKPWLRFIVPCFTDPGNGLHDIESPMKGMEIALTSCPCFKTTIIDEKLIHVSHRVLQLLGLKLEQARCLLRTHSMIATETEGVFENEFTSLSPESISLTSLDIPAIFFLSCIKMCINDLIMTKGSKDSGGSDKASSKRVCINWTNLMNRGSLVFACKCSISLGLAVLLGLLFNKRNGYWSGLTTAISFETGKIAIFTVANARAQGTALGSVYGVLGCTVFQNFARIRFIAMIPWIIFASILRHSKMYSTAGGDAAVIGALLILGRKRYGPPSEFAIARLTEALIGLSCFIIIELVIQPTRAATIAKNHLLLCFETLKSCTKQIDLDSGQINGFMKKQRQLNSQVEKLQKFIVDAELEPGFWFTPFPVSCYQNLQRSLSNVVHLLYFMAYSIESLIQALDSCDADRNKIQEHLNKDRQIVNEAITSSMKCIETTISIGMSRAFQDQPEDHKIVYDLEEGKSQRDYTATSTSNKEWKASSDFLEHSKEVVDNMTSIEGKEEVIRKMILCLCSIGFCMSCLMREVKELEKGIKELVNWEHP, encoded by the exons ATGGCAACTACAACTATGGCTAAGCGAGCTCAAGCCATGTGGCGAATGAGGCTACATTCGGCCATTCGTACCGCCTTAGCATGCATAATAATCGGCTGCACCACCCTACTTAGCCCGCCCTCTATTGCAAGACATCTGGCATTTCCCTCCTTTTCGTATGTAACGGCCATAATTATTGTGCCAGATGCCACCCTAGGGAAAGTTTTAAGGGGCTGTTGGAGCGCGTGTTGTGCCACGCTCCAAGTCATGCCCCTTTCTATGCTTGGGTTATGGATTCATGGCTTCGCCACTGATGATATTAATATATCGCCCCTCATAGCTGCTTTGATGGTGGCAGGGAGTGCTTTTGTGGTGGCGTTGCCGGGGAATACGGATTTGATGTCTAAGCGGATTGCTTTCGGGCAGCTGGTTGTTGTGTATGTGGATGCTGTTATTCATGGAATTCGTGTGAATATAGTGATGCACCCTCTACGAGTTGCATCTAGTACTGCTCTTGGAGCTGTGGCTTCTGTTCTTGCTTTGTTGCTGTTCTTCCCCTGGCTAGCTTATTTTGAG GTGAGGAAACTATATGGTATGTATGCTGAAAATGCTTCAGAGAGATTGAATCTTTACATCAAAGCCCTCCATTCTCCAAATGAACAAATAGCTATGGAGATCCTATCTCAAGCCAAACCAATTTCCCTAACAGGATCCAAGCTTCTTCAAAGTATCAAACTCTTAGAG GGAAGTTTACGATGGGAGAAACCTTGGCTAAGATTCATAGTTCCCTGTTTCACTGATCCTGGAAATGGTTTGCATGACATAGAAAGTCCAATGAAAGGAATGGAAATTGCTTTAACTTCTTGTCCTTGttttaaaacaacaattatAGATGAAAAGCTCATACATGTCTCACATCGCGTGCTACAGCTACTCGGTCTAAAACTGGAGCAAGCTCGTTGTCTTTTGCGAACACATTCAATGATAGCTACAGAAACAGAAGGCGTATTCGAGAATGAGTTTACCAGTTTGTCCCCTGAGTCAATTTCCCTGACAAGCCTAGATATACCAGCAATTTTCTTCTTGTCTTGTATCAAAATGTGCATAAATGATCTAATCATGACTAAAGGATCCAAAGATTCAGGAGGAAGTGATAAAGCTAGCTCGAAACGAGTCTGCATCAATTGGACAAACCTAATGAACCGCGGAAGCCTAGTATTCGCGTGCAAGTGCTCAATTTCGTTAGGATTGGCTGTACTACTTGGTCTGCTATTTAACAAACGGAATGGATATTGGTCAGGGCTTACAACAGCCATCAGCTTTGAAACAGGAAAAATAGCAATTTTTACGGTTGCAAATGCTCGAGCACAAGGAACAGCTCTAGGATCAGTCTATGGAGTACTAGGCTGCACTGTTTTTCAAAATTTCGCGAGAATAAGATTCATAGCTATGATCCCTTGGATAATTTTCGCTTCAATTTTAAGGCACAGTAAAATGTACTCTACAGCAGGAGGAGATGCAGCAGTTATCGGAGCATTACTGATTCTAGGCAGAAAACGTTATGGTCCCCCCAGTGAATTTGCTATTGCTAGACTCACCGAGGCCTTAATTGGATTATCATGTTTCATCATCATAGAGCTTGTTATCCAACCAACACGAGCAGCAACAATCGCGAAAAATCATCTTCTTCTGTGCTTTGAAACACTTAAAAGTTGTACTAAACAAATTGACTTGGACTCAGGGCAGATCAATGGCTTTATGAAGAAGCAAAGGCAATTGAATTCTCAAGTAGAGAAGTTACAAAAGTTCATAGTAGATGCAGAGTTGGAGCCTGGTTTCTGGTTTACGCCTTTTCCTGTTTCATGCTACCAAAACCTTCAACGATCTCTATCAAACGTCGTGCACTTACTGTATTTCATGGCCTACAGTATAGAATCTCTTATACAAGCATTAGATAGTTGTGATGCTGATAGAAACAAGATCCAGGAACACTTAAACAAAGACAGACAGATTGTCAATGAAGCGATAACCTCTTCAATGAAATGTATTGAGACAACTATTTCTATCGGAATGTCAAGAGCTTTCCAAGATCAACCAGAAGATCATAAAATTGTTTATGACCTCGAGGAGGGAAAGTCACAACGCGATTATACGGCTACTTCTACGAGCAATAAGGAATGGAAAGCTTCAAGTGATTTTCTTGAGCACTCAAAAGAGGTTGTAGATAACATGACATCAATTGAAGGAAAAGAAGAGGTTATTAGAAAGATGATTCTTTGTTTGTGTTCAATAGGATTTTGCATGAGTTGTTTGATGAGAGAAGTAAAAGAGTTAGAGAAAGGTATAAAAGAATTGGTGAATTGGGAACATCCATAA
- the LOC125864108 gene encoding uncharacterized protein LOC125864108 yields the protein MTSHRSFHNSNHHQRGYNSRTRPNYLPSSQYNLDDYVNPNAYDASFAQYEYSPRQFRNGNYQQRGYNLRRRSNYQTSRQYNLDDYVNPNAYDASFAQYECIARQFRNGNHQQRGNNSRRHPNYQTSRQYNIDDYVNPNAYDASFAQYEYTDRQFRNGYHQQRQQQQGYNSRNAPRRPNYQPSRQEIRDFVFVLDHEDDHGDVLKHLKIRIHHAPEVVAPDVESDICAICQSEYENEENIGALQCGHEYHTDCIKQWLMRKTDCPMCRALVLPSQEQKL from the exons ATGACTTCTCATCGTTCTTTCCATAATAGCAATCATCACCAACGAGGCTATAATTCGCGTACACGCCCCAATTATCTGCCTTCTAGTCAATATAATCTTGATGATTATGTTAATCCAAACGCATATGATGCATCGTTTGCTCAATATGAGTACAGTCCTCGACAATTTAGAAATGGCAATTATCAACAACGAGGCTATAATTTGCGTAGACGCTCCAACTATCAGACATCTAGACAATATAATCTCGATGATTATGTTAATCCAAACGCATATGATGCATCGTTTGCTCAATATGAGTGCATTGCTCGACAATTTAGGAATGGCAATCATCAACAACGAGGCAATAATTCGCGTAGACACCCCAATTATCAGACTTCtagacaatataatattgatgATTATGTTAATCCAAACGCATATGATGCATCGTTTGCTCAATATGAGTACACTGATCGACAATTTAGGAATGGCTATCATCAACAACGTCAACAACAACAAGGCTATAATTCACGTAATGCTCCAAGACGCCCCAATTATCAGCCTTCTAGACA AGAAATTCGAGATTTCGTTTTCGTCCTCGATCATGAGGATGATCATGGTGATGTACTGAAGCATTTGAAAATAAGAATTCATCATGCTCCTGAAGTAGTAGCACCTGATGTAGAATCAGATATCTGTGCTATATGTCAATCTGAATATGAAAACGAAGAGAATATTGGAGCGTTGCAATGTGGACACGAGTATCATACAGATTGCATCAAACAATGGCTGATGAGGAAGACAGATTGTCCGATGTGCAGAGCTTTAGTTTTGCCTTCACAAGAACAGAAACTATAG